From a region of the Prevotella melaninogenica genome:
- a CDS encoding YiiX/YebB-like N1pC/P60 family cysteine hydrolase has translation MKLKKILSNLILLCLILLVGCSTDSLQNEDISLRNLHEGDLMFVVKETSNPITDATQGINGLKIDHVAIFHHTDSADYALEAYGKAVSLTPLTNFLNRAKGKEGKPLIAVGRVIVDCDMNTSMKQALSYLGRPYDRFYMPDDKEIYCSELIQKSFVDHHGLPIFSTIPMSFHDNNGKILDAWTQFYAFYHREVPEGEPGTNPGQLSRDKAVKVTYEFETPSAK, from the coding sequence ATGAAACTTAAGAAAATCCTATCAAACCTCATCTTACTGTGCCTTATTCTCTTAGTTGGCTGCTCTACAGATTCCTTACAAAATGAGGATATATCGTTACGTAACTTACACGAAGGCGACCTCATGTTCGTTGTGAAGGAGACAAGTAACCCTATCACAGATGCAACACAAGGTATTAATGGACTAAAGATTGACCACGTAGCTATCTTCCATCATACGGATAGTGCCGATTATGCTTTAGAAGCCTACGGCAAAGCGGTGTCACTTACTCCTCTTACCAACTTCCTCAATCGTGCCAAAGGAAAAGAAGGAAAGCCACTCATTGCAGTAGGCAGAGTCATCGTTGACTGTGACATGAATACTTCTATGAAACAAGCATTAAGCTACCTTGGTCGACCATACGATCGTTTCTACATGCCTGATGACAAAGAAATCTATTGTAGCGAATTGATTCAGAAATCATTTGTCGACCACCATGGGCTTCCTATTTTTTCAACAATCCCAATGTCTTTCCACGATAACAACGGAAAAATCTTAGATGCTTGGACTCAATTCTATGCCTTCTATCATCGTGAAGTACCAGAAGGAGAACCAGGAACCAACCCTGGACAACTTTCACGTGACAAAGCCGTAAAGGTTACTTACGAATTCGAAACACCATCTGCAAAATAA
- a CDS encoding HU family DNA-binding protein has protein sequence MSVEIRLEQSKFKDKKGAGKWYARTVSTGIATTDDLADSIQENTSFSRGDVRGLVIALIDEISYRLRQGETVALEGLGRFHLTVESEPVDNPDDFDIKKHIKNVKCRFVPTSTRNARTGKKNQTLAYGARVEWAEPEYDDEDDD, from the coding sequence ATGTCAGTAGAAATAAGACTGGAACAAAGTAAGTTCAAGGATAAGAAAGGAGCTGGTAAATGGTATGCTCGTACTGTTAGCACTGGAATTGCAACAACCGATGACCTTGCTGATTCTATTCAGGAGAATACCTCGTTTTCACGTGGTGACGTGCGAGGACTTGTTATTGCTTTGATTGACGAAATCTCTTATCGTCTTCGTCAGGGCGAAACGGTAGCACTTGAGGGGTTAGGGAGGTTTCATCTGACAGTAGAGAGTGAACCCGTTGACAATCCTGACGACTTCGATATTAAGAAACATATTAAGAATGTAAAGTGTCGCTTCGTTCCTACCAGTACACGAAATGCCCGTACAGGAAAGAAGAATCAGACCCTTGCTTATGGTGCACGTGTGGAGTGGGCAGAGCCTGAATATGATGATGAAGACGATGATTAA
- the purB gene encoding adenylosuccinate lyase yields MTLDALTAVSPIDGRYRSKTECLADYFSEYALIRYRVRVEIEYFITLCELPLPQLKSFNSALFEQLRDIYRNFDEASAARVKEIESITNHDVKAVEYFIKEEFDKIGGLDDYKEFIHFGLTSQDINNTSVPLSVKEALEEVFYPQVEELIAQLKEYAEAWKDVPMLAKTHGQPASPTRLGKEVKVYVYRLSEQLATLRNCKMTAKFGGATGNFNAHHVAYPQHDWRAFGNRFVSEKLGLEREQWTTQISNYDHLGSVFDAIRRINTIIIDLDRDFWMYISMEYFKQKIKAGEVGSSAMPHKVNPIDFENSEGNLGIANAILQFLAQKLPVSRLQRDLTDSTVLRNVGVPVGHSVIAIQSTLKGLRKLILNEEKLREDLENTWAVVAEAIQTILRREAYPHPYEALKALTRTNEKMTEERIHAFVQTLNVSDSVKAELMAITPYNYTGI; encoded by the coding sequence ATGACCCTTGACGCATTAACAGCCGTATCACCTATTGACGGACGCTATAGAAGCAAAACGGAATGTCTTGCTGACTATTTTTCAGAGTATGCACTTATCCGTTATCGTGTTCGCGTAGAAATTGAGTATTTCATCACGCTTTGCGAATTACCTTTACCACAACTGAAAAGCTTTAACAGCGCACTTTTTGAACAGTTACGCGACATCTATCGCAACTTCGATGAGGCTTCAGCAGCACGTGTGAAGGAGATTGAGAGTATTACCAATCACGACGTAAAGGCGGTTGAATACTTCATCAAAGAGGAGTTTGATAAGATTGGCGGACTCGATGACTACAAGGAGTTCATCCACTTCGGACTGACTTCACAGGACATCAACAACACAAGTGTGCCATTGTCTGTAAAGGAAGCTCTCGAAGAAGTATTCTATCCACAGGTTGAGGAACTGATTGCGCAACTGAAGGAATACGCTGAAGCATGGAAGGACGTACCAATGTTGGCAAAGACGCACGGTCAGCCAGCCTCTCCTACTCGATTGGGCAAGGAGGTTAAGGTATATGTTTATCGTCTCAGTGAGCAACTCGCAACCTTACGCAACTGCAAGATGACAGCTAAGTTTGGTGGTGCTACAGGCAACTTTAATGCGCATCACGTAGCCTATCCACAGCACGATTGGCGTGCCTTTGGCAATCGCTTTGTCAGTGAGAAATTAGGGTTAGAGCGTGAGCAGTGGACTACACAGATTAGCAACTACGACCACTTAGGTAGCGTGTTTGATGCCATTCGTCGAATCAATACCATCATCATCGACCTTGACCGCGACTTCTGGATGTATATCTCAATGGAGTATTTCAAGCAGAAGATTAAGGCAGGAGAGGTTGGATCAAGTGCAATGCCACACAAGGTAAACCCAATTGACTTCGAGAATAGTGAGGGTAACCTCGGTATAGCAAACGCAATCTTACAGTTCTTGGCACAGAAGTTGCCAGTAAGTCGCCTGCAGCGTGACCTTACAGACTCAACAGTTTTGCGTAATGTTGGCGTTCCTGTTGGACATAGCGTTATTGCAATACAGAGCACATTGAAGGGTCTTCGCAAACTCATCCTCAACGAAGAGAAGTTAAGAGAGGACCTTGAAAACACATGGGCAGTTGTGGCAGAAGCCATTCAGACCATCTTACGCCGTGAAGCCTATCCACATCCTTACGAGGCATTGAAGGCACTCACTCGCACAAACGAGAAGATGACAGAGGAGAGAATACACGCATTCGTGCAGACACTCAACGTCAGCGACAGCGTGAAAGCTGAACTGATGGCTATCACTCCATACAACTATACAGGAATTTAA
- the asnS gene encoding asparagine--tRNA ligase, translated as MKRTKIVDALACTDFGKDINVKGWVRSHRSSKAVDFIALNDGSTIKNIQVVVDPSTIDEDKLKSITTGACISVVGTLVESQGAGQTSEIQCKEIEIYGLCPSDYPMQKKGQSFEYMRKYGHMRLRTNTFGAVFRIRHNMAIAIHQYFHEHGFYYFHTPLITGSDAEGAGNMFQVTTLDLDRVAKGGEVDYSADFFGKRTNLTVSGQLEGELGATALGAIYTFGPTFRAENSNTPRHLAEFWMVEPEVAFIDKDELMDLEEDFIKYCVRWALEHCKDDLEFLNKMIDKELIARLESVLKEDFARLTYTEGFEILQKAAADGVKFEFPITHWGMDLSSEHERYLVEEHFKRPVIMTDYPSEIKSFYMKKNEDGKTMQGTDVLFPRIGEIIGGSVREESYEKLVEEIETRGMKRDIYDWYLDTRKYGTCPHGGFGLGFERLILFVTGMQNIRDVIPFARTPKNAEF; from the coding sequence ATGAAAAGAACAAAAATCGTCGATGCACTTGCTTGCACCGATTTTGGTAAGGATATTAACGTAAAGGGTTGGGTTCGTTCCCACAGAAGCAGTAAGGCTGTTGACTTCATCGCCTTGAATGATGGTTCTACGATTAAGAACATCCAGGTTGTTGTTGACCCTTCGACTATCGACGAAGACAAGCTAAAGAGCATCACAACAGGTGCTTGTATCAGCGTTGTTGGTACGCTCGTAGAGAGTCAGGGTGCTGGTCAGACCTCAGAGATTCAGTGTAAGGAGATTGAAATCTACGGTCTCTGCCCAAGCGACTACCCAATGCAGAAGAAGGGACAGAGTTTTGAGTACATGCGCAAGTATGGTCACATGCGTCTTCGTACCAATACCTTTGGTGCTGTATTCCGTATTCGTCACAACATGGCAATCGCTATCCATCAGTATTTCCATGAGCATGGTTTCTATTATTTCCATACTCCACTGATCACAGGTAGTGATGCTGAGGGTGCTGGTAACATGTTCCAGGTGACTACACTCGACCTTGACCGCGTTGCAAAGGGTGGCGAGGTTGATTATAGTGCTGACTTCTTCGGTAAGCGTACTAACCTTACCGTATCTGGACAGTTAGAAGGTGAGTTAGGTGCTACTGCACTCGGTGCTATCTACACCTTCGGTCCAACCTTCCGTGCTGAGAATTCAAATACTCCACGCCACTTGGCTGAATTCTGGATGGTTGAGCCTGAGGTTGCCTTCATTGACAAGGACGAACTGATGGATCTTGAGGAAGACTTCATCAAGTACTGTGTTCGTTGGGCTTTGGAGCACTGTAAGGACGACCTTGAATTCCTCAATAAGATGATTGATAAGGAGCTTATCGCTCGTTTGGAGAGTGTATTGAAGGAAGACTTCGCTCGTCTTACCTACACAGAAGGTTTCGAAATTCTTCAGAAAGCTGCTGCTGACGGCGTGAAGTTTGAGTTCCCTATCACTCACTGGGGTATGGACCTCAGCAGTGAACACGAGCGTTACCTCGTTGAGGAACACTTCAAGCGTCCTGTTATCATGACTGATTATCCAAGTGAAATCAAGTCTTTCTACATGAAGAAGAATGAGGACGGTAAGACCATGCAGGGAACTGACGTACTCTTCCCACGTATCGGTGAAATTATCGGTGGTTCTGTCCGTGAAGAAAGCTACGAGAAATTGGTTGAAGAGATTGAAACTCGTGGCATGAAGCGTGATATTTACGATTGGTATCTTGATACTCGTAAGTACGGAACCTGCCCACATGGTGGTTTCGGTCTCGGTTTCGAGCGTCTTATCCTCTTCGTTACTGGTATGCAGAACATCCGTGACGTAATTCCATTCGCACGTACTCCTAAGAACGCAGAGTTCTAA
- a CDS encoding tRNA threonylcarbamoyladenosine dehydratase: MQNQFSRTQLLLGKPAIDTLNGSRVAVFGVGGVGGYAVEVLARSGVGAIDVIDDDRVCLTNVNRQLLATTRTVGKHKVDIAEERIHSINPRCIVRKYQTFYLPDNADQFDFSHYDYVIDCIDTVTAKLDLIYRCHEMNIPLLSCMGAAYKLDATQFRVTDIFKTINDPLAKVIRKKLRKTKIKHLKVVYSPEEPLESIEQPEISCRFHCICPDKDMRKCTDRHTIPSSNAWVPAAAGLIAGGEAVKDLVNLANTMRIRPEDEATSEPARIAHERAAKMLEEHKRLKAEKAAAVK; encoded by the coding sequence ATGCAGAATCAATTTTCAAGAACCCAACTTCTTCTTGGTAAGCCCGCTATCGATACGCTTAATGGTAGTCGTGTCGCAGTCTTCGGTGTAGGAGGTGTTGGTGGATATGCAGTAGAAGTATTGGCACGTAGTGGCGTGGGAGCTATTGATGTTATTGATGACGACCGTGTTTGTCTAACGAATGTCAATCGACAACTTCTTGCTACCACTCGAACAGTGGGAAAGCATAAAGTAGATATTGCTGAAGAGCGCATTCATTCAATCAATCCACGATGTATCGTGCGGAAATATCAGACATTCTATTTGCCTGATAATGCCGATCAGTTCGATTTCTCTCATTATGATTATGTCATTGATTGTATTGATACTGTAACAGCTAAGCTTGATCTTATCTATCGTTGTCACGAAATGAATATCCCATTGCTATCCTGTATGGGTGCTGCTTATAAACTTGATGCCACACAGTTCCGTGTAACTGACATCTTCAAGACTATCAACGACCCATTGGCGAAGGTGATTCGTAAGAAACTTCGTAAGACAAAGATTAAGCATCTTAAAGTAGTATACAGTCCTGAAGAACCGCTTGAGAGTATCGAACAACCAGAAATCTCTTGCCGTTTCCATTGTATCTGTCCCGATAAGGATATGCGTAAATGTACTGACCGTCATACTATTCCAAGTTCTAATGCGTGGGTACCAGCTGCAGCTGGACTTATTGCAGGTGGAGAAGCTGTGAAAGATCTTGTCAATCTTGCCAACACTATGCGTATCCGTCCTGAAGATGAGGCTACAAGTGAGCCTGCTCGTATCGCCCATGAACGTGCTGCAAAGATGTTGGAAGAGCATAAACGTCTTAAGGCTGAGAAGGCTGCAGCAGTCAAATAA
- a CDS encoding pseudouridine synthase: MAEEFENKEVQSEQNENSRDGYSAAEQGGYQREYRGTGRTQRPRIHSQRAYSSDKANSSNDEGGFRPEGFGSGLQSAGRPQQSGYRPRQNSYGGGYNNNRGGYQSRPQQGGYRPRYNSNGEEGGYQPRQQGGYNRGGYQSRPQQGGYRPRYNNDENGYQPQAYRPRYNANNGAEGEEKTNYQANQGGYQPRQGGYQPRQQGGYQSRGGYNNNRGGYNNNRGGYQSRGGYNNNRGGYNSRGGYNQGGYRQHSADYDPHAKYSLKKRIEYKEENFDPNEPIRLNKYLANAGVCSRREADEFILSGAVTVNGEVVKELGSKVLRTDEVYFQDKLVSLEKKVYVLLNKPKDYVTTSDDPQQRKTVMDLVKGACPERIYPVGRLDRNTTGVLLLTNDGDLASKLTHPKFLKKKVYHVFLDKAVTANDLQKISDGIELEDGEIKADAIEYADPQDQTQVGIEIHSGKNRIVRRIFESLGYRVVKLDRVQFAGLTKKNVRRGDWRFLTEKEVDMLRMGAFE, encoded by the coding sequence ATGGCAGAAGAATTCGAGAACAAAGAAGTTCAGTCTGAGCAGAATGAGAACAGCCGCGACGGCTATTCAGCAGCCGAACAAGGCGGCTATCAAAGAGAGTACCGTGGCACAGGACGTACACAACGTCCACGTATTCACAGCCAGCGCGCTTATAGCAGCGACAAGGCTAATAGTAGCAATGACGAAGGCGGATTCCGTCCTGAGGGCTTCGGCTCTGGCTTACAAAGTGCAGGTCGTCCACAGCAGAGTGGCTATCGTCCACGTCAGAACAGCTATGGTGGCGGATATAACAACAACCGTGGCGGTTATCAGAGCCGTCCACAGCAGGGTGGTTATCGTCCACGTTACAACAGTAACGGTGAGGAAGGCGGTTACCAGCCACGCCAGCAGGGTGGATACAACCGTGGTGGATACCAAAGTCGTCCACAGCAGGGTGGCTATCGTCCACGTTACAACAATGATGAGAATGGATATCAGCCACAGGCTTATCGTCCACGCTACAATGCCAACAATGGTGCTGAAGGCGAGGAGAAAACAAACTATCAGGCAAATCAGGGCGGTTACCAGCCACGTCAGGGTGGATACCAGCCTCGTCAGCAGGGTGGTTATCAGAGCCGTGGCGGATACAATAATAACCGTGGTGGATATAATAACAACCGCGGCGGATACCAGAGCCGTGGTGGATACAACAATAATCGTGGTGGTTACAACAGCCGTGGCGGATATAACCAAGGTGGTTACCGCCAACACAGTGCCGATTATGATCCACATGCAAAGTATTCACTCAAGAAGCGTATTGAATACAAGGAGGAAAACTTCGACCCAAATGAGCCTATCCGCTTGAACAAGTATCTTGCTAACGCTGGTGTATGTTCACGTCGTGAGGCTGATGAATTCATCCTTTCTGGTGCAGTAACCGTAAATGGCGAGGTTGTTAAGGAACTCGGTAGCAAGGTTCTGCGTACTGATGAGGTATATTTCCAGGATAAGTTGGTTTCATTGGAGAAGAAGGTTTATGTTCTTCTGAACAAACCAAAGGATTATGTTACTACAAGCGACGACCCACAGCAGCGTAAGACTGTTATGGACCTCGTGAAGGGTGCGTGTCCAGAGCGTATCTATCCAGTTGGTCGTCTCGACCGTAACACAACTGGTGTACTGCTCCTTACTAACGATGGTGACCTCGCTTCAAAGCTTACTCACCCTAAGTTCTTGAAGAAGAAGGTATATCACGTATTCCTTGATAAGGCTGTTACAGCTAATGACTTGCAGAAGATTTCTGACGGTATTGAGTTGGAAGATGGCGAGATTAAGGCTGACGCAATCGAATATGCTGACCCACAGGATCAGACTCAGGTTGGTATTGAGATTCATAGCGGCAAAAACCGTATCGTACGTCGTATCTTCGAGAGCCTCGGCTATCGCGTCGTAAAACTCGACCGTGTACAGTTTGCAGGTCTGACTAAGAAGAATGTACGTCGTGGCGATTGGCGCTTCCTCACTGAGAAGGAGGTTGACATGCTGCGTATGGGTGCGTTTGAATAA
- a CDS encoding DUF3316 domain-containing protein — MNLKKSLFRCFSLSAITLFALSTPTLAQDTLRSNKVITNTQMLGVGAVNTLDTYLSPEEYTGTEFRYISHSVRENGTKLSRELIHQAQLLSVHNRKENNNELGGFYNFQYNWQYALGQWNVGEGELRLKVGGGVDTRLGFLYNMRNSNNPAQAYGQVNIAPNAVAAYRFRLRNLPFLLRYEVQLPLFGLTFSPNYGQSYYEIFTRDNYDHNLVVTSPVSAPSLRQQLTLDFTVRHTTFRVGYLGDYQQAKINQLRQHVWSNLLVLGIVRKFSINKFIP; from the coding sequence ATGAACCTAAAAAAGTCCTTATTTCGCTGTTTCTCTCTTTCAGCAATAACCCTTTTCGCTTTGTCAACGCCTACACTTGCACAGGATACACTGCGTAGTAATAAGGTTATCACCAATACACAGATGTTGGGAGTAGGTGCTGTAAACACCCTCGACACCTACCTCTCACCCGAAGAATATACGGGAACAGAGTTTCGTTACATCTCTCATTCGGTGCGTGAGAACGGAACCAAGCTATCAAGGGAACTCATTCACCAAGCACAGCTACTATCAGTACATAATAGAAAGGAGAATAACAATGAATTAGGTGGCTTCTACAACTTCCAATACAACTGGCAATATGCTTTAGGACAATGGAACGTTGGAGAGGGAGAACTACGCTTAAAAGTGGGTGGAGGAGTTGATACACGACTCGGTTTCCTCTACAATATGCGTAATTCTAACAATCCTGCACAGGCTTACGGACAAGTGAATATCGCTCCGAATGCTGTTGCTGCCTACCGTTTCCGTCTTCGAAATCTTCCTTTCCTACTGCGATATGAAGTGCAATTACCGCTCTTTGGACTGACATTCTCGCCCAATTACGGACAGAGTTATTACGAGATTTTTACTCGTGACAACTATGATCATAACCTTGTTGTCACATCTCCTGTATCTGCCCCATCGCTCCGCCAGCAGCTTACTCTTGATTTCACGGTTCGTCACACGACCTTCCGTGTTGGCTATCTTGGCGATTATCAGCAGGCAAAGATTAACCAACTGCGCCAACATGTATGGAGTAATCTCCTTGTATTAGGTATTGTTCGTAAGTTTTCTATCAATAAGTTCATCCCATGA
- a CDS encoding outer membrane protein has product MSLSASAQAGDKALGAQLVFGSETNSLGLGVKGQYYFTDQIRGEASVDYFFKNKGVSMWDINANVHYLFDVADKFKVYPVAGLGYTHWSYKYEYAGVPVVEGTDGRLAVNLGGGAEYGLTKDLSVNAELKYQIISHYNQLVLGVGVAYKF; this is encoded by the coding sequence ATGAGTCTTTCTGCTTCAGCACAGGCAGGCGACAAGGCACTCGGTGCACAGCTCGTATTCGGTTCAGAGACTAACAGTCTCGGTCTTGGTGTTAAGGGTCAGTACTACTTCACAGATCAGATCAGAGGTGAGGCTTCTGTTGACTACTTCTTCAAGAACAAGGGTGTCTCAATGTGGGATATCAATGCAAACGTTCACTACCTCTTCGACGTAGCAGACAAGTTTAAGGTATATCCAGTCGCTGGTCTTGGCTACACACACTGGTCATACAAGTATGAGTATGCAGGTGTTCCTGTAGTAGAAGGTACAGATGGTCGTCTTGCTGTTAACCTCGGTGGTGGTGCTGAGTATGGACTTACTAAGGACTTGAGCGTAAACGCTGAGTTGAAGTATCAGATTATTAGCCACTACAACCAGTTGGTACTTGGTGTAGGTGTAGCTTACAAGTTCTAA
- a CDS encoding S41 family peptidase, whose protein sequence is MRKLYHFFLYLLIPALTLLSTVTSCVTNDQQSDSPQGNFEALWRIIDEHYCFFSQKGIDWQEVHSRYARQFDNSMTAKQQFEVMTNMLSELKDGHVNLYTSFNVGRYWSWHEDYPKNYSDTLQRLYLKTDYLIASGLDYTVLDDNIGYVRCETFQNAIGAGNLDDIFIHLQPCNGLIIDVRNNGGGNLTNAEAFAARFTNEELLVGYIQHKTGKGHNDFSALQPEYLKPGKGIRWQKPVIVLTNRSVFSAANEFVKYMRCCPNVIVVGDRTGGGAGMPFSSELPNGWSVRFSACPMYDRDKQMTEFGIDPDYKVSLTSEDFSRGKDTIIEFARKMIKTFPKPQSL, encoded by the coding sequence ATGAGAAAGCTATATCACTTCTTCCTATACTTACTTATTCCGGCACTGACCCTACTCAGTACTGTGACAAGTTGCGTCACCAACGACCAGCAATCAGATAGTCCTCAAGGCAACTTTGAAGCTTTGTGGCGAATTATCGATGAGCATTACTGTTTCTTCTCACAGAAAGGGATAGACTGGCAGGAGGTACACAGCCGTTATGCACGCCAGTTTGACAACTCTATGACAGCCAAACAACAGTTCGAAGTAATGACTAATATGCTCTCAGAACTAAAGGACGGACACGTCAATTTATATACCTCTTTCAACGTAGGTCGCTATTGGTCATGGCATGAAGACTATCCCAAGAATTACTCTGACACACTTCAACGTCTTTATCTCAAGACTGATTACCTCATTGCAAGTGGCTTAGACTATACTGTCCTTGATGATAACATCGGCTATGTACGCTGTGAAACCTTCCAAAATGCGATTGGTGCTGGTAACCTTGACGATATATTCATTCACCTTCAACCTTGTAACGGACTGATTATAGACGTGCGCAACAACGGAGGTGGTAATCTAACAAATGCCGAAGCATTTGCTGCACGTTTCACAAACGAGGAGCTACTCGTTGGCTACATACAGCATAAAACGGGAAAAGGACATAACGATTTCTCTGCGTTACAACCTGAATATCTCAAGCCTGGAAAGGGTATCCGATGGCAGAAACCAGTTATCGTATTGACCAATCGCAGTGTCTTCTCGGCTGCAAATGAGTTTGTTAAATATATGAGGTGCTGCCCAAATGTTATTGTAGTAGGCGACCGTACAGGTGGTGGAGCTGGTATGCCCTTCTCTTCCGAGCTACCTAATGGATGGTCAGTCCGCTTCTCTGCTTGCCCAATGTACGACCGTGACAAACAAATGACGGAGTTCGGTATTGACCCAGACTACAAAGTTTCCCTTACTTCTGAAGACTTCTCACGAGGCAAGGATACTATTATTGAGTTTGCAAGGAAGATGATAAAGACCTTTCCCAAGCCCCAATCCCTCTAA